In Mycetocola zhujimingii, one DNA window encodes the following:
- a CDS encoding M16 family metallopeptidase, which translates to MNGSIELPLDVAELSFAASGDSLVRRTILPSGVRILSENVLGSRSATLGYWVAVGSRDELPGDDGDGDVPARESGFGSTHFLEHLLFKGTAKRTAFDIAIAFDSVGGESNALTAKEYTCYYARVRDIDLDMAVETLTDMLTSSLLDPTEFENERGVILEELAMAEDDPADVATENLFAAVFGDHALGRPIGGTPQAIREATRDAVLRHYRANYRPQDLVVTAAGAVDHDELVAGVTRALVDAGWDLSTPARPVERRMLPAASVTRQTALVVASRPIEQVHLLVGMPGLMASDDRRMTMSVLNSILGGGMSSRLFQEIRERRGLAYSVYSFAASYSDAGVFGMYGACSPAKARQVADLMLDELRSIAADGVTEDELRRAHGQLSGASALALEESETRMSRLGRAEITLGEFTDLDESLRRLYLVTAADVQDLARELLNQPLSLSAVGAVDDDVFAGFGESVKELS; encoded by the coding sequence ATGAACGGGTCGATTGAACTTCCGCTCGATGTTGCCGAGCTGTCCTTTGCGGCTTCCGGTGATTCGCTCGTTCGGCGCACCATCCTGCCGAGCGGGGTGCGCATCCTCTCGGAGAATGTGCTCGGCTCACGCAGCGCGACCCTGGGCTACTGGGTGGCCGTTGGTTCCCGTGACGAACTTCCCGGCGACGATGGGGATGGCGACGTCCCCGCTCGTGAGTCCGGGTTCGGTTCCACGCACTTCCTGGAGCACCTCCTGTTCAAGGGAACAGCGAAACGCACAGCTTTCGATATCGCCATAGCGTTCGACTCGGTCGGCGGGGAGAGCAACGCGCTCACCGCCAAGGAATACACCTGCTATTACGCCAGGGTGCGTGACATCGACCTCGACATGGCCGTCGAAACGCTCACCGACATGCTCACATCGTCGCTGCTCGACCCGACCGAGTTCGAAAACGAACGCGGAGTGATCCTCGAAGAACTCGCCATGGCCGAGGACGACCCGGCGGATGTGGCGACCGAGAATCTGTTCGCCGCCGTGTTCGGCGACCACGCCCTCGGCCGGCCGATCGGCGGAACCCCGCAGGCCATCCGTGAGGCGACCCGCGATGCGGTGCTCAGGCACTACCGCGCCAACTACCGGCCGCAGGACCTCGTCGTCACCGCCGCCGGTGCTGTCGACCACGACGAACTCGTTGCAGGGGTCACCCGTGCCCTCGTCGACGCGGGCTGGGACCTCTCCACGCCGGCCCGGCCGGTCGAGCGTCGCATGCTTCCCGCGGCTTCGGTCACGCGGCAGACCGCGCTCGTCGTTGCGTCACGCCCGATCGAACAGGTGCACCTGCTGGTCGGAATGCCGGGGCTGATGGCATCCGACGATCGCCGGATGACGATGAGCGTCCTCAACTCGATCCTGGGGGGCGGGATGTCGTCGCGCCTGTTCCAGGAGATCCGGGAGCGCAGGGGGCTTGCCTACTCCGTGTACTCGTTCGCGGCGTCATACTCGGATGCCGGAGTGTTCGGCATGTACGGCGCCTGCTCACCGGCGAAAGCCCGGCAGGTCGCCGACCTCATGCTCGATGAACTTCGATCCATTGCGGCCGATGGCGTCACCGAAGACGAGTTGCGACGCGCGCACGGTCAGCTGTCCGGAGCGAGCGCCCTCGCCCTCGAGGAGTCCGAGACCCGCATGTCTCGGCTCGGCCGGGCGGAAATCACCCTCGGCGAATTCACCGATCTCGACGAGAGCCTGCGCCGTCTCTACCTGGTCACCGCCGCCGACGTCCAGGATCTCGCGCGTGAACTTTTGAACCAACCGCTGTCCCTCTCCGCCGTCGGAGCCGTCGATGATGACGTGTTCGCTGGCTTCGGAGAGTCCGTGAAGGAGCTGTCATGA
- a CDS encoding histidine phosphatase family protein, translating into MTQYIYLVRHGEQQDAQHGMPDGPLSARGRRQAEHLAERIGGLPITATLHSPLQRAAETARIIHERLPAIDPEPSALLFDCVPTGKLPEMPNAYEPFFGAVTEAEIEAGAAQMSDAVAEFLAPRKGDRHDVLITHNFVIAWFVREVLGAPDWRWMTLDQAHCGLTIIQRKPGRPWTLLTHNDLGHLPVELRTGLPEPLPV; encoded by the coding sequence ATGACCCAGTACATTTACCTCGTCCGCCACGGCGAGCAGCAGGATGCCCAGCACGGCATGCCCGACGGGCCGCTGTCGGCGCGGGGTCGCAGGCAGGCGGAGCACCTCGCTGAGCGGATCGGCGGGCTGCCGATCACGGCGACACTGCACTCGCCGCTGCAGCGCGCTGCCGAGACCGCCCGCATCATCCACGAGCGGCTCCCGGCCATCGATCCCGAGCCGAGCGCACTGCTCTTTGACTGCGTACCGACCGGCAAGCTGCCCGAGATGCCCAACGCGTACGAGCCGTTCTTCGGTGCGGTGACCGAGGCGGAGATCGAAGCTGGTGCTGCGCAGATGTCGGATGCCGTCGCCGAATTCCTGGCGCCGCGCAAAGGCGACCGTCATGACGTGTTGATCACGCACAATTTTGTCATTGCCTGGTTCGTGCGCGAGGTGCTTGGCGCTCCTGACTGGCGCTGGATGACACTCGACCAGGCGCACTGCGGGCTCACGATCATCCAGCGGAAGCCGGGCCGACCGTGGACGCTGCTGACGCACAACGACCTCGGGCATCTGCCCGTCGAGTTGCGCACCGGCCTGCCGGAACCGCTCCCGGTCTGA
- a CDS encoding GNAT family N-acetyltransferase, which yields MLTFDSVPVTDPLATELLTEYFTAREMGFVGGDYVVNFPSPERFVPPVGDFVIAFEDGRAVGCGGVRSLTPSRFEVKHLYLRPESRGRGWGKQLLAELESRAAALGATEVVLDTNASLEAAGGLYRRSGYASIEPYNDNPNATDWYFKALAS from the coding sequence GTGCTTACGTTTGACAGCGTCCCCGTGACCGATCCCCTCGCCACCGAACTTCTCACGGAGTACTTCACAGCCCGTGAAATGGGCTTCGTCGGCGGCGACTACGTCGTCAACTTTCCGAGCCCGGAGCGCTTCGTGCCCCCCGTGGGCGATTTCGTTATTGCCTTCGAGGACGGACGCGCGGTCGGATGCGGCGGCGTCCGTTCGCTGACACCGTCACGCTTCGAGGTCAAGCACCTCTACCTGCGGCCGGAGTCCCGCGGTCGTGGGTGGGGCAAGCAACTCCTCGCAGAGCTCGAGAGTCGTGCCGCCGCGCTCGGTGCGACCGAGGTCGTGCTCGACACCAATGCGTCTCTCGAGGCAGCCGGCGGCCTGTACCGCCGGTCGGGGTACGCGTCGATCGAGCCGTACAACGACAACCCGAACGCGACCGACTGGTACTTCAAGGCGCTCGCCTCCTAG
- the dapB gene encoding 4-hydroxy-tetrahydrodipicolinate reductase: protein MVTRVAVVGASGTMGQLFTRLIDESEDFAVYAKLGSASSLNEMNGADLVVDVTTPAVSTTVVTHAIREGINVLVGTSGWSSDRLAALGTQLADTETGVVVIPNFSLGSVLGTTLATIASRFFDSIEIVEAHRATKVDSPSGTAVRTAELIGEARTGLGPVVAPHVDQRARGQQVSSIPIHSLRLNGLIARQEVIFGGAGETLTISHSTIDPSSYEQGILLALGAARTATGLTVGLERIMDLGITRS, encoded by the coding sequence ATGGTAACGAGAGTGGCTGTCGTCGGAGCAAGCGGCACAATGGGTCAGCTTTTCACCCGGCTCATCGATGAATCCGAGGACTTCGCCGTCTACGCGAAGCTCGGTTCTGCCAGTTCTCTCAACGAGATGAACGGTGCCGACCTCGTGGTGGATGTCACGACCCCCGCGGTCAGTACGACCGTCGTTACCCACGCCATCCGTGAGGGCATCAACGTTCTCGTCGGCACGTCCGGGTGGTCCTCCGATCGCCTCGCGGCGCTTGGCACCCAGCTGGCCGACACCGAGACGGGTGTTGTGGTCATTCCGAACTTCTCGCTCGGTTCCGTGCTCGGAACGACTCTCGCGACGATCGCCAGCCGATTCTTCGACTCGATCGAGATCGTCGAGGCGCACCGTGCCACCAAGGTCGACTCACCGAGCGGCACGGCCGTGCGTACCGCCGAGCTCATCGGCGAGGCGCGCACCGGTCTCGGGCCGGTCGTTGCCCCGCACGTCGATCAGCGTGCGCGCGGCCAGCAGGTATCGAGCATCCCGATCCACAGCCTCCGGCTCAACGGCCTTATCGCCCGCCAGGAGGTCATTTTCGGCGGGGCGGGGGAGACTCTCACAATCTCGCACAGCACCATCGACCCCAGCTCGTACGAGCAGGGAATCCTCCTCGCGCTCGGCGCTGCCCGAACGGCGACGGGACTCACCGTCGGACTCGAGCGCATCATGGACCTCGGGATCACCCGCTCGTGA